The segment AGCCGCAGGAACTCGCCGCCGCCGGGGGCGGATCCATGCCCGCCCGGAAGCGCGGGTTCGCGCCTCGCCTGGTGAATGACGTCGCCGCAGTTGAGGAAGACGCTTGCCTTGAAGAGGCCGTGGGCGATCAGGTGGAACACCGCCAGCGCGAAAGCCCCGAGCCCGCACTCCATCACCATGTAGCCCATCTGGCCGATGGTCGAGTAGCCGAGCGTCTTCTTGATGTCGTTCTGGATCAGCATCAGCGACGCGCCCAGGATGGCGGTGGCCAGGCCCACGACGAACGCCACGTGCAGCGTCGTCGGACTCTGCGCGTAGAGGGGCGCCAGGCGATTCAGCAGGAACCCGCCGGCATTGATGATGCCGGCGTGCAGGAGGGCGTGCACGGGGGTCGGCGCGTACAGGGAGTGCGGCAGCCAGACGTGGACCGGGAACTGGGCCGACTTGCTCATGGCGCCCACGAAGACGAGCAGCGCCACCGCCGTGGCCCCGCTCACCTCGATGCCAGGGAACGGCGAGAGGGTGATCGGCGTGGCGGCGACCCGCGCGAAGAGCGTCTCGAACTCGATCGTGCCGTAAAGCGAGTAGGCCAGGGCGATGCCGGCAAGGAACGCCGCGTCGCCCGCTCGCAGGAAGCGGAACGTCTTGCGAGCTCCGGCTGCGGTCGCCGGATGCGCGAGGTTGTGGGCGAGCAAGGCCAGCAGGTAGCTGAGGAGCTGCCAGCAGACGAAGAGCATGACCAGGTTGGCGCTGGCGACCATGCAGAGCAGCACCGAGGTCGTGACCCCGATGAGCGCGAGGAATCGCCCGTAGCCCGCATCCTGGTACATGTAGTTCAGGGAGTAGCGGTAGATGATGGCGGCAACGCCCGAGACGAGGACCATCATCAGGGCGCCGAGGCGGTCGACGTGGAAGCCCAGGGGCAGGGCGAGACCGGCCGAGGCGGCCGCCTCGTAGAACCGGACGGTCAGGGGCCCCCTGGACGCGACGATCGCCAGGGCCGCGACCGCCAGGGCGAAGGCGCTCGCGAGGGCCAGGACGCCGTAAGCTCCCCGCCGGCGCCGCTTCGCCGGCGACCCGACGAGGATCACCGCCGCGGCCAGGAGCGGCAAGATCGGTAGCAGGAGGAGGGCGGGCATCAGCCCCCCATTATCAGGGTGTGGCGGCCGCTCGCCAGTGCCCTGAAGAAATTCCCGGGCCGACTTGGGAAATTGGTGACATCTACCGCTTTGCAGGGTCCCGCCCGGTGTCCTATCATCTGGATGCGCCCCCCGGTCCCTAGTCGACCAACATTTACTAGTGGACTCAATCAGGGGGCGCCATTCCTGTCTTTGGAACGCACATGGCCTACGACGAGAAGCTAGCCGAACGCATTCGCAAGGTTCTGCCCCCCGACGAGTCGATCGTCGAAAGGAAGATGTTCGGCGGGGTGGCGTGGATGATCCGCGGCAACATGTTCGTGGGCATCGTCAAGAACGACCTGATGGTGCGCGTGGGCAAGGAGGGCAACGCCGCCGCTCTTGCCCAGCCGCATGCCAGGCCGATGGACTTCAGCGGCAAGCCCATGGACGGGTACGTCTACGTGGCGCCGCCGGGCGTGGCCAGCGACAAGGATCTCGCGGCCTGGGTGGACCGCGGCGCGACGTTCGCGCTGTCGCTGCCTCCCAAGTAATCCCGGCCGCCCGCGCGGCCAGGCCGG is part of the Candidatus Tanganyikabacteria bacterium genome and harbors:
- a CDS encoding NADH-quinone oxidoreductase subunit L translates to MPALLLLPILPLLAAAVILVGSPAKRRRRGAYGVLALASAFALAVAALAIVASRGPLTVRFYEAAASAGLALPLGFHVDRLGALMMVLVSGVAAIIYRYSLNYMYQDAGYGRFLALIGVTTSVLLCMVASANLVMLFVCWQLLSYLLALLAHNLAHPATAAGARKTFRFLRAGDAAFLAGIALAYSLYGTIEFETLFARVAATPITLSPFPGIEVSGATAVALLVFVGAMSKSAQFPVHVWLPHSLYAPTPVHALLHAGIINAGGFLLNRLAPLYAQSPTTLHVAFVVGLATAILGASLMLIQNDIKKTLGYSTIGQMGYMVMECGLGAFALAVFHLIAHGLFKASVFLNCGDVIHQARREPALPGGHGSAPGGGEFLRLTWATGFFTTLLMPLLVLLVAHGALRIPLFHHQGASIFLFFIWVTSSQAILTLTRLRFVASWKVSGAMLATLVVVVFTYLFAAERFTEFLYPDKDAVAAYFAAAALPGPIFDGLVGMTTLLVVLGWYYLYAQSRGERMPIPAWLQAARVRLYVLYFDQLYLDELYLRLGRALAGLPARAWRALAGGAS
- a CDS encoding TfoX/Sxy family protein, translated to MAYDEKLAERIRKVLPPDESIVERKMFGGVAWMIRGNMFVGIVKNDLMVRVGKEGNAAALAQPHARPMDFSGKPMDGYVYVAPPGVASDKDLAAWVDRGATFALSLPPK